A genomic window from Arthrobacter globiformis includes:
- a CDS encoding amino acid ABC transporter permease, which produces MAMTARQRARVSLYVQAGIFVVAVAALILATDWKTVTTNVFNFGKIGPMFPDIFFSGLKNTLIYTFLGFIVGLSGGLLLALMKLSSFPLYRWIATGYIEFFRGIPALLVFIAFGYGVPLAFGVQWNVAIVVMVSLGMVAAAYIAETLRAGLQAVPKGQTEAARSLGMPQWRAMVTIVIPQAFRIVLPPLTNEVILLTKDSSLIYVLGLTASQYELTKFGRDGISSLGAGLTPLLVAGAFYLVVTIPLSLLARKFESRSARTKR; this is translated from the coding sequence ATGGCAATGACCGCACGACAGCGGGCCAGAGTAAGTCTGTACGTCCAGGCCGGGATTTTCGTTGTGGCTGTGGCCGCGCTGATTCTGGCCACTGACTGGAAGACCGTCACCACCAACGTCTTCAACTTCGGCAAAATCGGCCCGATGTTCCCGGACATCTTCTTCTCGGGCCTGAAGAACACCCTGATCTACACCTTCCTTGGGTTCATCGTCGGCCTGTCCGGGGGTCTGCTGCTGGCCCTCATGAAGCTCTCCAGCTTCCCGCTGTACCGCTGGATCGCCACCGGCTACATTGAATTCTTCCGCGGCATCCCGGCGCTGCTGGTCTTCATCGCCTTCGGCTACGGCGTTCCCCTGGCATTCGGTGTCCAGTGGAACGTGGCCATCGTCGTGATGGTGTCCCTGGGCATGGTGGCGGCCGCCTATATCGCCGAGACGCTCCGCGCCGGCCTGCAGGCCGTACCCAAGGGCCAGACGGAAGCCGCGCGGTCGCTGGGCATGCCGCAGTGGCGGGCCATGGTGACGATCGTCATTCCGCAGGCCTTCCGGATTGTCCTGCCGCCGCTGACCAACGAGGTTATCCTGCTGACCAAGGACTCGTCGCTGATCTATGTGCTGGGCCTGACGGCGTCGCAGTACGAGCTCACCAAGTTCGGCCGCGACGGCATCTCCAGCCTCGGGGCCGGGCTCACTCCGCTCCTGGTGGCGGGTGCGTTCTACCTCGTGGTCACCATCCCGCTGAGCCTCCTGGCCCGGAAGTTCGAAAGCCGCTCCGCGCGGACCAAGCGTTAG
- a CDS encoding polyprenyl synthetase family protein, whose amino-acid sequence MTNSANHSWTHAGHGLPDSEPSLNTTAIATGLQLPAGFAAIAEDPDLGPAITTNLARVEKKLREAIANSDPLADATSRHLVEAGGKRIRPLLTLLCAHLGDASLPAVVQAAVVVELTHLATLYHDDVMDSAPFRRGAPTAHEVWGNSVAVLTGDLIFARASILVSELGSRALGIQARTFERLCLGQLHETVGPRPDEDPVEHYLSVIADKTGSLVAASGQFGAIFSGADEAYENVLVEYGEKVGVAFQLADDVIDVTGVKVKSGKSPGTDLREGVPTLPVLLLRKAAADGDLSAVELLKLIDGDLSSDEALAEAVAGLRAHPVTAESWVVARAWAADAIAALAPLPEGVVKASLSSFAHAVVDRAS is encoded by the coding sequence GTGACCAACTCCGCGAACCACAGCTGGACGCACGCCGGGCACGGCCTGCCGGACTCCGAACCCAGCCTCAACACCACCGCCATCGCCACCGGACTGCAGCTGCCGGCAGGTTTCGCGGCCATCGCGGAAGACCCCGACCTGGGTCCTGCCATCACCACCAATCTGGCCAGGGTGGAGAAGAAACTCCGCGAAGCGATCGCCAACTCCGACCCCTTGGCTGACGCAACGTCGCGCCACCTCGTGGAGGCCGGCGGCAAGCGCATCCGCCCCCTGCTGACCCTGCTCTGCGCACACCTGGGCGACGCGTCGCTGCCCGCCGTGGTGCAGGCCGCCGTCGTGGTTGAGCTGACGCACCTGGCCACGCTGTACCACGATGACGTCATGGACTCCGCGCCCTTCCGCCGCGGTGCGCCCACGGCCCACGAGGTCTGGGGCAACTCCGTCGCCGTCCTCACCGGCGACCTCATCTTTGCCCGCGCCTCCATTCTCGTGTCCGAGCTCGGCTCCCGTGCGCTCGGCATCCAGGCCCGGACCTTCGAGCGGCTGTGCCTCGGCCAGCTGCACGAGACCGTCGGCCCGCGCCCGGACGAGGACCCGGTGGAGCACTACCTGTCCGTGATCGCGGACAAGACCGGTTCGCTGGTGGCGGCCTCCGGTCAGTTCGGCGCCATCTTCTCCGGAGCCGACGAGGCCTACGAGAACGTCCTGGTGGAGTACGGCGAGAAAGTGGGCGTCGCGTTCCAGCTCGCCGACGACGTCATCGACGTCACGGGCGTCAAGGTCAAGTCCGGCAAGTCCCCGGGCACTGACCTTCGCGAAGGCGTCCCCACCCTTCCAGTGCTGCTGCTCCGCAAGGCGGCAGCGGACGGTGACCTGTCCGCCGTCGAACTTCTCAAGCTGATCGACGGTGACCTCTCCTCGGATGAGGCCCTCGCTGAAGCCGTTGCCGGGCTGCGCGCGCACCCGGTCACGGCGGAGTCCTGGGTGGTGGCCCGTGCCTGGGCGGCCGACGCCATCGCGGCGCTTGCCCCGCTGCCGGAGGGTGTTGTGAAGGCCTCGCTGTCCAGCTTCGCGCACGCTGTGGTGGACCGCGCCAGCTAG
- a CDS encoding geranylgeranyl reductase family protein, whose amino-acid sequence MKVLIVGAGPAGSTAAYYLAKAGIDVTVLEKTTFPREKVCGDGLTPRAVREIQKLGLPHPEQDGWRRNKGLRLLAGGRSLELPWPEVSDFPQYGLIRTRLGFDEELARHAQAAGATVLERHSVTEALRNGDGRVTGVRAAILDESGRKTGETLDFTADVVLAADGNSTRTAVSLGIQKRDDRPLGVAVRTYFQSPRHDDDWMEGWLELPGRDGKLLPGYGWVFGVGDGTSNVGLGILNSSKEFGKLDYKQVLREWTAGMPAEWGFTPENQVGEIRGAALPMGFNRTPHYSPGLLLLGDAGGMVSPFNGEGISYAMESARFAAEFIVDAASRSASGGWNASDADSRLAGYADYVREQWGSHFTLGRAFAALIGKPAVMKLALRTGMPIPVLMRFVVRLLANLTDPSAKGFEDRVIRVLELLVPATSNTSALAPSGLKSAVSATKS is encoded by the coding sequence GTGAAAGTACTGATTGTTGGCGCGGGTCCCGCCGGATCCACCGCCGCGTATTACCTCGCCAAAGCCGGCATCGACGTCACGGTCCTGGAAAAGACCACCTTCCCGCGCGAAAAAGTGTGCGGCGACGGACTCACCCCGCGGGCTGTCCGCGAGATCCAGAAGCTCGGCTTGCCGCACCCCGAACAGGACGGCTGGCGCCGGAACAAGGGGCTGCGCCTCCTTGCCGGCGGCCGCAGCCTCGAACTGCCCTGGCCCGAGGTCTCCGACTTTCCGCAGTACGGCCTGATCCGCACCCGCCTCGGTTTCGACGAGGAACTCGCCCGCCATGCTCAGGCCGCCGGCGCCACCGTCCTGGAACGCCACAGCGTGACCGAGGCGCTACGCAACGGTGACGGTCGGGTGACCGGCGTGCGCGCAGCGATCCTGGACGAGTCCGGACGGAAGACGGGGGAGACGCTCGACTTCACCGCTGACGTCGTGCTCGCCGCCGACGGCAACTCGACCCGCACCGCCGTCTCGCTCGGCATCCAGAAGCGCGACGACCGGCCCCTGGGCGTTGCCGTGCGGACGTATTTCCAGAGCCCGCGGCATGACGACGACTGGATGGAAGGCTGGCTGGAACTTCCCGGCCGCGATGGCAAGCTGCTGCCCGGCTACGGCTGGGTGTTCGGCGTCGGCGACGGTACGTCCAACGTGGGCCTGGGCATCCTCAACTCGTCCAAGGAATTCGGCAAGCTGGACTACAAGCAGGTCCTCCGCGAGTGGACCGCAGGCATGCCCGCCGAGTGGGGCTTCACCCCGGAGAACCAGGTGGGGGAGATCCGCGGCGCCGCCCTGCCCATGGGCTTCAACCGCACCCCGCACTACTCGCCCGGCCTGCTGCTGCTCGGCGACGCCGGTGGCATGGTGTCCCCGTTCAACGGCGAGGGCATCTCCTACGCCATGGAGTCCGCCCGCTTCGCGGCCGAGTTCATCGTTGACGCCGCCTCGCGCTCAGCCTCCGGCGGCTGGAACGCGTCCGACGCCGACTCCCGGCTCGCGGGGTACGCGGACTATGTGCGGGAACAGTGGGGATCCCACTTCACGCTGGGGCGTGCCTTCGCGGCGCTGATCGGCAAGCCCGCCGTCATGAAGCTCGCCCTGCGGACGGGGATGCCCATTCCCGTGCTGATGCGCTTTGTGGTCCGGTTGCTGGCCAACCTGACCGACCCGTCGGCCAAGGGCTTCGAGGACCGCGTCATCCGCGTGCTCGAACTGCTGGTCCCGGCCACCTCCAACACCTCCGCCCTTGCCCCTTCCGGCCTCAAATCAGCGGTTTCCGCAACAAAAAGTTAG
- a CDS encoding amino acid ABC transporter ATP-binding protein produces MNDVEIHSRAQSGRVHAAGVAIKDLRKSYGSNEVLKGISLDVAPGEVVCLIGPSGSGKSTLLRCVNLLEQPNEGSIHVGGFDATDPDVDIDKMRRKVGMVFQQFNLFPHLNALGNCTIAQTKVLKRPQAEADKIARANLERVGLGHLADRFPDQLSGGQQQRVAIARALSMDPELMLFDEPTSALDPETVGDVLSVMRNLAKEGMTMLVVTHEMGFAREVADRVVFMDGGVVVEEGVAEHVISSPTQGRTKEFLRRVLDPTHIEIAE; encoded by the coding sequence ATGAACGACGTCGAAATCCACTCCCGCGCCCAGAGCGGGCGCGTCCACGCCGCCGGTGTGGCCATCAAGGACCTGCGCAAGTCGTACGGCTCCAACGAGGTCCTCAAGGGCATCAGCCTGGACGTTGCGCCGGGCGAAGTGGTGTGCCTGATCGGTCCGTCCGGCTCCGGCAAGTCCACCCTGCTGCGGTGCGTCAACCTGCTGGAGCAGCCTAACGAGGGCAGCATCCATGTCGGCGGCTTCGATGCCACCGACCCCGACGTGGACATCGACAAGATGCGCCGCAAGGTGGGCATGGTGTTCCAGCAGTTCAACCTGTTTCCGCACCTGAACGCGCTGGGCAACTGCACGATCGCGCAGACCAAGGTGCTCAAGCGCCCGCAGGCCGAAGCGGACAAGATCGCCCGCGCCAACCTTGAGCGCGTCGGGCTGGGTCACCTCGCGGACCGGTTTCCGGACCAGCTCTCGGGCGGCCAGCAGCAGCGCGTGGCCATCGCCCGCGCACTCAGTATGGACCCCGAACTGATGCTCTTCGACGAGCCCACCTCGGCCCTCGACCCGGAAACGGTCGGCGACGTGCTCTCGGTCATGCGGAACCTGGCCAAGGAAGGCATGACCATGCTGGTGGTCACGCACGAGATGGGCTTCGCGCGCGAAGTTGCGGACCGCGTGGTGTTCATGGACGGTGGCGTGGTGGTCGAGGAAGGGGTGGCTGAACACGTCATCTCCTCCCCCACCCAGGGACGCACCAAGGAATTCCTCCGCCGCGTGCTGGACCCGACCCACATCGAGATCGCCGAGTAG
- a CDS encoding type IV toxin-antitoxin system AbiEi family antitoxin domain-containing protein gives MEIEAFLSTRAGAARASALQAAGFTRTSLGRAVAAGRIVRIRRGVYSLPGEACVLGLALHHNALLTCLSAAPTYRLWTLHGAGLVHLSPGHKATPPGALPHGRCLHARHSWLPVAGLADVLIHALRCLPELESLVMVQCAVQRGDISVEFLRRKLPGNRNARARAVLDHVIPRADSVLEVLANFHFRRAGLHVRRHVQLPGVGEVDFLIEDCLVVEADGGTHLEPRQVKKDRKRNNATVIGGNLGLRYGYDDVVNHPARMVAEVLEVLELRRRGAFDAR, from the coding sequence ATGGAGATTGAGGCTTTCCTCAGCACCCGGGCCGGGGCGGCCAGGGCGTCGGCGCTGCAGGCTGCAGGGTTCACGCGCACCTCGTTGGGCAGGGCGGTGGCCGCGGGGCGCATCGTGCGGATCAGGCGGGGCGTCTACAGCCTGCCCGGGGAGGCATGCGTCCTCGGGCTGGCGCTGCACCACAATGCGCTGCTGACGTGCCTGTCGGCTGCCCCCACCTACCGGCTGTGGACGCTGCATGGGGCGGGTCTTGTGCACCTGAGTCCCGGCCACAAGGCCACCCCTCCGGGAGCGCTGCCCCACGGCCGGTGCCTCCATGCGCGCCATTCCTGGCTGCCGGTCGCTGGCCTGGCGGACGTCCTCATTCACGCATTGCGCTGCCTGCCGGAGCTGGAGTCACTGGTGATGGTCCAGTGCGCCGTCCAGCGGGGCGACATCAGCGTGGAGTTCCTGCGGCGCAAGCTTCCGGGAAACCGCAATGCCCGCGCCCGGGCCGTCCTGGACCATGTGATCCCGCGGGCGGACTCAGTTCTTGAGGTCCTGGCCAACTTCCATTTCCGGCGGGCGGGGCTTCATGTCCGCCGGCACGTGCAGCTTCCGGGCGTGGGCGAGGTCGACTTCCTGATCGAGGACTGCCTCGTGGTGGAAGCCGACGGCGGCACGCACCTGGAGCCCCGGCAAGTGAAGAAGGACCGGAAGCGCAACAACGCCACGGTCATCGGCGGGAACCTTGGGCTGCGGTACGGCTACGACGACGTCGTCAATCACCCTGCGCGGATGGTGGCCGAAGTGCTCGAGGTACTCGAGTTGCGCCGGCGGGGAGCCTTCGACGCACGGTGA
- the menD gene encoding 2-succinyl-5-enolpyruvyl-6-hydroxy-3-cyclohexene-1-carboxylic-acid synthase, which produces MTSQEPTEPSASSVGTPDHAGPQANLTSVAAARIAVASLLDGGVRYVVVAPGSRSAPMAYALAEASAAGKVELLVRIDERSAGFTALGLALATGAPVAVLTTSGTAVGNLLPAVMEANHAAVPLVVVSADRPEELRGTGANQTTVQLDLFGEHVRFAVDVPAGESPQRAVETSLAAATGAFEDTPPGPVQLNLAFRDPLVPEKGERLPERRGHGTFRIGTEPLTMTLDPAAADLPGRRTVVLAGHDAGPVAEAFARAHGLPLLAEPSSNSRFGPNAVGPYRLLLEHFGPDSALPIERAVVFGRPTLSRPVSALLGRTDIPAALYEPVPVAWYEPGRRRETPIAGLAELAEFAGRGTSAWLDAWLLAGAAAQHAVDGILAAGEAATGPAVGSLVWQHTRGQLVLGSSNGIRDVDLAGQPTSEPAATVFASRGLAGIDGTISTATGIALGGHQQTTLLLGDVTFLHDAGGLFLGAGEEQPQLRIVVLNDSGGAIFSLLEHGAVAEAGGYGDAVERLFGTPHTVDIAALAAAYGVGHCSVSTTEGLAEALAAPFTGRTIIEVRTDRHGLRDLHGRIKAAVGAAVAGVLGG; this is translated from the coding sequence GTGACTTCCCAGGAACCTACCGAGCCTTCCGCCTCCAGTGTCGGCACCCCAGACCACGCTGGTCCCCAGGCCAACCTGACCTCCGTGGCTGCCGCACGGATTGCCGTCGCGTCGCTGCTCGACGGCGGCGTCCGGTATGTCGTTGTGGCGCCGGGCTCGCGGTCGGCCCCGATGGCCTACGCGCTGGCGGAGGCCTCTGCGGCCGGGAAAGTCGAGCTGCTGGTCCGGATCGACGAGCGCTCGGCCGGGTTCACCGCACTCGGCCTGGCCCTGGCCACGGGCGCCCCGGTGGCCGTGCTGACGACGTCGGGGACCGCCGTCGGGAATCTTCTTCCGGCGGTGATGGAGGCCAACCACGCCGCCGTCCCCCTGGTGGTGGTTTCGGCGGACCGACCCGAGGAACTGCGCGGGACGGGCGCGAACCAGACCACCGTGCAGCTTGACCTGTTCGGCGAGCACGTCCGCTTCGCCGTCGACGTTCCCGCCGGCGAGAGTCCGCAGCGTGCGGTGGAAACATCGCTTGCCGCCGCCACCGGGGCTTTCGAGGACACACCGCCGGGACCCGTGCAGCTCAACCTCGCCTTCCGCGACCCCCTCGTTCCCGAAAAGGGGGAGAGACTGCCGGAGCGGCGCGGCCACGGGACCTTCCGGATCGGCACCGAACCGCTCACCATGACCCTCGATCCCGCCGCGGCAGACCTTCCCGGTCGGCGCACCGTGGTCCTCGCCGGGCACGACGCCGGTCCGGTCGCCGAGGCCTTCGCCCGCGCCCATGGACTGCCGCTGCTTGCCGAGCCGTCGTCCAACTCGCGCTTCGGCCCCAACGCCGTGGGACCGTACCGCCTGCTGCTGGAGCACTTCGGCCCGGACTCGGCGCTGCCGATCGAGCGTGCCGTGGTGTTCGGGCGACCCACGCTTTCCCGGCCCGTTTCGGCACTGCTGGGGCGGACGGACATCCCGGCAGCCCTCTATGAACCAGTGCCGGTCGCCTGGTACGAGCCCGGGCGGCGCCGGGAAACGCCCATCGCCGGCCTGGCCGAGCTCGCGGAGTTCGCCGGCCGGGGCACATCCGCCTGGCTCGACGCCTGGCTGCTCGCAGGCGCCGCGGCCCAACATGCCGTCGACGGCATACTCGCCGCGGGAGAGGCAGCAACCGGTCCCGCCGTCGGCTCCCTGGTCTGGCAGCACACCCGGGGCCAGCTGGTCCTCGGCTCGTCCAACGGCATCCGCGACGTGGACCTCGCCGGCCAGCCCACGTCCGAGCCGGCCGCCACGGTCTTCGCCAGCCGGGGCCTTGCCGGCATCGACGGCACCATTTCCACCGCCACCGGCATCGCCCTCGGCGGCCACCAGCAAACCACCCTGCTGCTCGGTGACGTCACCTTCCTGCACGACGCCGGCGGCCTCTTCCTCGGCGCCGGCGAGGAACAGCCGCAGCTGCGCATCGTCGTCCTCAACGACTCCGGCGGCGCCATCTTCAGCCTCTTGGAACACGGCGCAGTCGCCGAGGCCGGCGGCTACGGGGACGCCGTCGAACGCCTCTTCGGCACCCCGCACACAGTGGACATCGCGGCACTCGCCGCGGCGTACGGCGTCGGGCACTGTTCGGTGAGTACGACGGAGGGACTCGCCGAGGCGCTTGCCGCACCGTTCACCGGGCGCACCATCATTGAGGTGCGTACGGACCGGCACGGCCTCCGGGACCTGCACGGCAGGATCAAGGCCGCGGTGGGCGCGGCCGTGGCGGGCGTGCTCGGCGGCTAG
- a CDS encoding type IV toxin-antitoxin system AbiEi family antitoxin domain-containing protein, with protein MAELPRLVLAREHIQQGLTPRTLTRRCSSGAPVRLRHGVYVDGEQWRSLQPWEQPSGA; from the coding sequence ATGGCGGAACTACCAAGGCTCGTCCTCGCCCGCGAGCACATTCAGCAGGGATTGACGCCCAGGACACTCACCCGGCGCTGCAGTTCCGGTGCGCCCGTCCGGCTGCGGCACGGGGTGTACGTGGACGGGGAACAGTGGCGCTCCCTCCAGCCGTGGGAGCAACCATCCGGTGCATGA
- a CDS encoding trimeric intracellular cation channel family protein: protein MTFSFDIALAWLDLAGIFFFAVSGSLLAARKQFDLLGSLLLASLVSLGGGVIRDIILNSGPPAAFSNPAYLVPPLLATGLVYYLFSSVQRFTSLLTLFDAAGLALFCITGTLKALSLGMNPVAAVLLGVTTAVGGGLLRDITANEVPQLFDARDLYALPAFTGAALTTFLWLMGAFNPLSACAVAALVFAFRVVAWRRSWRIPLAVRGWHRLGLEPGNSRGRD, encoded by the coding sequence ATGACATTCTCTTTTGACATCGCCCTGGCATGGCTGGACCTGGCCGGCATCTTCTTTTTCGCGGTGTCCGGATCGCTGCTCGCCGCACGGAAGCAGTTCGACCTCCTCGGGTCCCTTCTGCTCGCCTCCCTGGTCTCCCTGGGTGGCGGCGTGATCCGCGACATTATCCTCAATTCCGGCCCACCTGCTGCGTTCAGCAACCCTGCCTACCTGGTGCCGCCGCTGCTGGCCACCGGGCTGGTGTACTACCTGTTCTCCAGCGTCCAGCGCTTCACGTCACTCCTCACCCTGTTCGATGCCGCCGGCCTGGCCCTCTTCTGCATCACAGGGACGCTCAAGGCGTTGTCCCTCGGCATGAATCCCGTCGCCGCCGTGCTGCTCGGCGTCACGACGGCGGTGGGCGGCGGGCTGCTGCGCGACATCACCGCCAACGAAGTGCCGCAGCTGTTCGATGCCCGGGACCTCTACGCCCTGCCTGCCTTCACGGGCGCCGCGCTCACCACCTTCCTGTGGCTCATGGGCGCCTTTAATCCCCTCTCGGCGTGCGCCGTGGCGGCCCTGGTCTTCGCGTTCCGGGTGGTGGCCTGGCGCCGCTCGTGGCGCATTCCGCTGGCGGTCCGCGGGTGGCACCGGCTCGGTCTGGAACCCGGGAATTCGAGGGGCCGGGATTAG
- a CDS encoding isochorismate synthase produces the protein MTRTLRTLTVPLDGESAPEGLPSYLVRDDVLCWTRREAGLVGFGEAARFTATGPERFLEADIWWRHLVIEADITDHVECPGTGPVAFGSFAFSKASDHESRLIVPEIVVGVRDGRAWLTQITADDGELTEAGAFAALKGWLESDPAPAVVPTDPTTSPNQATLKTGSLSEEDWMDAVTAGVAEIRTGKLEKLVLARDIVATVPEGVNAAEVLRQLAVRYRECWTYGVDGLVGATPEMLIQVEGRTAQARVLAGTLDRRDAVGEAGLPLDYAERVLAGSEKQRHEHEIAIQSLTSQLAPFSEAMNAHDEPFILELPNVWHLASDVKAELTEVEGHVPTCLALINALHPTAAVCGTPTLVAGALIRKLEHLDRGPYAGPVGWLDAAGNGEWGIALRGAVIESPTTVRLYAGCGIVEGSDPEAELAETWAKFRPMLESLGISS, from the coding sequence ATGACCAGAACGCTCCGCACCCTGACAGTCCCTTTGGATGGAGAATCGGCTCCCGAGGGGCTGCCGTCGTATCTGGTCCGCGACGACGTTCTCTGCTGGACCCGCCGCGAGGCCGGTCTGGTGGGCTTCGGGGAGGCGGCGCGCTTCACCGCCACCGGCCCCGAGCGCTTCCTCGAGGCGGACATCTGGTGGCGGCACTTGGTCATCGAGGCTGACATCACCGACCATGTGGAGTGCCCCGGCACCGGTCCGGTGGCGTTCGGGTCCTTCGCATTCTCCAAGGCTTCAGACCATGAATCCCGCCTGATCGTGCCGGAGATCGTGGTGGGCGTCCGGGACGGCCGTGCCTGGCTCACCCAGATAACGGCCGACGACGGCGAGCTCACCGAGGCGGGTGCGTTCGCCGCCCTGAAGGGGTGGCTGGAGTCGGACCCGGCCCCCGCCGTCGTCCCTACCGACCCGACCACGAGTCCGAACCAGGCCACACTGAAGACGGGATCCCTCAGCGAAGAGGACTGGATGGACGCCGTGACCGCCGGCGTCGCCGAAATCCGCACCGGAAAGCTGGAGAAGCTGGTCCTGGCCCGGGACATCGTGGCCACGGTTCCCGAGGGCGTGAACGCGGCGGAAGTGCTGCGGCAGCTGGCCGTCCGGTACCGGGAGTGCTGGACCTATGGCGTCGATGGCCTGGTGGGGGCCACGCCCGAGATGCTCATCCAGGTGGAGGGCCGCACCGCCCAGGCGCGGGTGCTCGCCGGGACGCTGGACCGTCGGGACGCCGTGGGCGAGGCGGGGCTGCCGCTGGACTATGCCGAACGGGTCCTGGCCGGATCGGAGAAGCAGCGGCACGAGCACGAGATCGCCATCCAGTCGCTGACCAGCCAGCTCGCGCCCTTCTCCGAGGCCATGAATGCCCACGACGAGCCGTTCATCCTGGAGCTGCCCAACGTGTGGCACCTCGCGTCCGACGTCAAGGCCGAGCTCACCGAGGTGGAGGGTCACGTCCCCACGTGCCTTGCCCTGATCAACGCGCTGCACCCCACCGCCGCCGTGTGCGGGACGCCCACCTTGGTTGCGGGTGCGCTGATCCGCAAACTCGAGCACCTGGACCGGGGGCCGTATGCCGGCCCAGTGGGGTGGCTGGACGCCGCTGGCAACGGGGAATGGGGCATCGCGCTGCGTGGCGCCGTGATCGAGTCCCCCACGACCGTCCGGCTATATGCCGGCTGCGGAATCGTTGAAGGATCGGACCCTGAGGCGGAGCTCGCGGAGACGTGGGCCAAATTTCGGCCGATGCTTGAGTCTCTGGGGATCAGCAGCTGA
- a CDS encoding demethylmenaquinone methyltransferase, giving the protein MNRASLDKRPDEVATMFDDVAPKYDVVNDVLSMGQTRRWRKVVVEAMDVRAGQRVLDLAAGTGTSSEPYADAGINVVACDFSLGMLKVGKRRRPDIDFIAGDATNLPFADNTFDASTISFGLRNVNEPKKALAEMLRVTKPGGKLVIAEFSQPVVPLWRTMYTEYLMRALPAIATKVSSNPDAYVYLAESIRAWPDQDHLAAWLQDSAWQDVTYRNLSGGIVAVHRAHKPLTGNGSAEAIAGHTGPVAKLRRNLPRTAR; this is encoded by the coding sequence GTGAACCGAGCATCCTTGGATAAGCGTCCGGACGAAGTAGCCACGATGTTTGACGACGTCGCACCCAAATACGACGTCGTCAACGATGTCCTCTCGATGGGACAGACGCGCCGGTGGCGCAAGGTTGTGGTCGAAGCCATGGACGTCCGGGCCGGCCAGCGCGTGCTGGATCTGGCCGCGGGAACGGGAACCTCCAGTGAGCCATATGCCGATGCCGGCATAAACGTGGTGGCCTGCGACTTCTCCCTCGGCATGCTCAAGGTGGGCAAGCGCCGCCGCCCCGACATCGACTTCATCGCCGGGGACGCCACCAACCTGCCGTTCGCCGACAACACCTTCGACGCCAGCACCATCTCCTTCGGCCTGCGTAACGTCAATGAGCCCAAGAAGGCCCTGGCCGAGATGCTCCGGGTGACCAAGCCGGGCGGCAAGCTGGTCATCGCCGAGTTCTCCCAGCCAGTGGTTCCGCTGTGGCGCACCATGTACACCGAGTACCTCATGCGCGCCCTGCCGGCCATCGCCACCAAGGTCTCCTCCAATCCGGACGCGTACGTCTACCTCGCCGAGTCCATCCGCGCCTGGCCGGACCAGGACCACCTCGCCGCGTGGCTGCAGGACTCCGCCTGGCAGGACGTCACCTACCGCAACCTGAGCGGCGGCATCGTGGCCGTCCACCGCGCCCACAAGCCGCTCACCGGCAACGGCTCGGCGGAGGCCATCGCCGGCCACACCGGCCCGGTGGCCAAGCTGCGCCGCAACCTTCCGCGGACCGCCCGCTGA
- a CDS encoding ABC transporter substrate-binding protein produces the protein MQLKSLATAKLSAKAAAILAVGAISLTACGGGSATPAASSSGGVQLINSGKLTVCSDVPYEPFEFQKDGKIVGFDMDIANELAKDTNAELNVVDSSFEAIETGTALTGCDVSISSVSITDTRKAVMDFSDPYLNDDLTLVASDASGITNLDGAKGKKVGVQQATTGAKYAKDKGLDAQQFEDTGLLVQALKAGTIDAALGNQSVLGYAIKDDAKYKRVENYATGEKLGIAVKKGNTAMLDQVNTTLKRLTDDGSLKKFETSWFGEATK, from the coding sequence ATGCAGCTCAAGTCCCTTGCCACGGCCAAACTCAGCGCCAAGGCAGCCGCGATACTCGCCGTCGGGGCCATCAGCCTCACCGCTTGCGGCGGCGGCAGCGCAACCCCGGCTGCCAGCAGCAGCGGCGGCGTGCAGCTCATCAATTCCGGAAAGCTCACCGTCTGCTCGGACGTCCCCTACGAGCCCTTCGAATTCCAGAAGGACGGCAAGATCGTCGGCTTCGACATGGACATCGCCAACGAACTGGCCAAGGACACGAACGCCGAGCTCAACGTGGTGGACAGCTCCTTCGAGGCCATCGAAACCGGCACCGCACTCACCGGTTGCGACGTCTCCATCTCCTCCGTGTCCATCACGGATACCCGCAAGGCCGTCATGGACTTCTCCGATCCGTACCTGAACGACGACCTGACCCTCGTGGCAAGCGATGCGTCCGGCATCACGAACCTCGACGGCGCCAAGGGCAAGAAGGTGGGCGTCCAGCAGGCCACCACGGGTGCCAAGTACGCCAAGGACAAGGGCCTCGACGCACAGCAGTTCGAGGACACCGGCCTCCTGGTCCAGGCGCTCAAGGCCGGCACCATCGATGCCGCCCTGGGCAACCAGTCGGTCCTCGGCTACGCGATCAAGGATGACGCCAAGTACAAGCGCGTCGAGAACTACGCCACCGGGGAAAAGCTCGGCATCGCGGTTAAGAAGGGCAACACCGCCATGCTCGACCAGGTCAACACCACGCTGAAGCGCCTGACCGACGACGGCAGCCTCAAGAAGTTCGAGACCAGCTGGTTCGGCGAAGCCACCAAGTAA